The sequence TGAGTATTATATTGTCTAAAAATTTGTACATCGTCGCATTTAAATTTTTCGTTTGTAAACAGATAACGTTTAAACGGAATATCGTTTTACAGAAtagcattttatttaaaattgattaaatacgAAATTACACCGAACTTTTTCTATTTACATTAACTAAAATTTCGTACgaaatacaaattacaaaatgttttaaatattttttcatccagtaataaaaatagtttattttcgGGTATTGAATATGTGTCACCAAATTAtaacttttattcatttataacaaATCTGAAGACAGAATATGCAGAAGTGAGACTACCAAGAACCGACGAAACTTCgtgattatttcaaattttatgacCTTCTTAGCAAATGAAGTAAATTATTCTTTGATCTAATTTTCATCGAATAGTCTGTGGAAATACGGTTTTGTATGAACATCCCCAGTTAAGTTGTAACACTTGATGGTTCTGCGAGGCCCAATCTGATTTAAGAGCGAGGAGATATATCGAATGAGGAAACGCGGAACATTGAACCGGATAGATGAAAATGTCATCACCGACTGGTAGAGTTTCCTGTGTAGATAGTATTGGGAATAGCTTTTGGTGGGTGGTGTTTGGCCCGTTTTATTCATCGGATTTCACGGTCGACGTGTGCACTCGGCACGTAAGAATGCATAAAAATGGACCGTGTTCATGTTAAATTATGAAAGCGAATTTATTGATCGAGAGAGCGTGCAGCAAGGAATATCACGGCGCGATAGCGCAAAGATCCTAACCTTGTTTAAAAATGAAGTCAGGCACCATGGACAAACACAGAGGCTCGACACTTTTGAAATCGGAAGAAAACGAGCAAGTCTTCCAATTAATAGGGAATCGGTGCCAGGTGAGAAATATTTCCGCGATAAATTCTAATCGCCGAGACTGTCACCCAAACGCGCCGATTTTGACCTAAATTTTGTCGATCTATGGGTACGGACTATCACGTACTGTCATCTCGATTTTGACGTTATTTTAACGAGAACCTTTGACGTTATTAATACCGTAGGCATGTTTCAATTCACATTGACTaagattttttcaatgtttccttaATAACTGCATTAAGAACATTATGTCAGGAGATTTTTTTTCAGCAACATATTTAATGCTGTAAAACAGAATTGATTCAAACTAGAATTATGGAATTAGTCATCATGTGTAAGAATGTATATTTATGGTCATGGAtcagtaaaaatttatttgtatggTCAATAACAAATAGACATTCCATGTATAGGATTACTTGATCAAATAACCTTTTATTCAGTTAAAATGAAGTATTATCATATTTTGTAACTGTAGttattatgtttaaaaaattttgaataatttgtatgtatttaGTACGTTTGTATTTCGTATATTGtgcgttttaaatattaattcttatgtGTATGTCTACTATGAGAATGTTGTCATGTCTTTAGAATTATATATTAGTCATAAGCGATTTGAATGACATCAAAGGATTTGTAACTATGTAAAAATTTTCCATTGATGGATTATCATATTTTCTTGAAGAAATTGCTATGATATTtcgtttgttattgttattttaaataaatattcatatatttaacaatattaagagttttttttgttaatttacgAATATTAATAGTTTACAATATTTAGTATTTCCAATTTAATAATCGTTCATAGAATGTATATTATTCTACAAGCTCTCATCGATAAAAATGTAGTTTCAATTTGAACAAATTTCTTTGCATCATAGAGaagataatattgttaaatGCATAAGTATTTTATGCTGCTAATAATAAGAACAAGCATGAAGTCTAAAAGTAAAGCATTGAAATAactttacataataaataatataattaataaatgaagttTTTGATGTTACCATTTTTTACAGTGTTTAGCAGCAGgagttattcaattatatttgacTGAACCACCTTTACATAAAGAATGGATAAAGAAAACTACAGGTATTATAACACTGATAAGAGATAATCCTAGGCGtagtttctttcttcgtttataTTGTCTGCAAAGGAGAGCAATGTTATGGGAACACGAAGTGTACAATGCAATGGACTATAAAGCACCATTGACTTATTTCCATACATTTGAAGCTGAAGACTATATGGCTGCATTTAATTTTGCAAGTGAAACAGATGCTGTAACATTAaggtatacaaaaatatatgttgTAATTATGTTCTCCGGAAAGTTATCAAACATAAGGATTATATGTTAAAACAAACAATGTGAACATAAAAGAAAGGAAtggtatttattttcagaaatatccTTCTTGATAAGTTAAATGCAAAACGTCAGAAAAGACAGCAAAGGCGGTCTAAAATGGAAATAGAAGGCCAGCATGGAGCGACATTACCATGGAGGAATCAGAGCAGCACATCACCTGTTGCATTTAGCACTGGGTCAACTTCTAATTTAGCGAATGGAACTCCAACTACAATCGGTGTAAATAGAAGTGCTTCAAGTAGTTCTATGTACAAAACTAAAAAGAAAAAGCGAGACAAAGCCAAGCGGAAATTAACAAAAGATGATATAGGTCCACCATCCAATTTTAGGttagaaattgataaaaataatttaattttactagTTCAGTTTTTATTGTCAAATGTTTTtatgttacatatatttttagacATCTAACACACCTGCCATTCAACAGTAATAATAAGACATTGGATCCAGTCGATCcacatttaaaaatgtttcttgaTAAAGTAGGTGTGTCAGACCATCAGTTCAGAAATCAGGACACACgcaattttatttatgatttcatTGAGAAAAATGGAGGCATGAGTGCCATTCGAGAAGATAT comes from Nomia melanderi isolate GNS246 chromosome 7, iyNomMela1, whole genome shotgun sequence and encodes:
- the LOC116424326 gene encoding uncharacterized protein LOC116424326; translation: MKSGTMDKHRGSTLLKSEENEQVFQLIGNRCQCLAAGVIQLYLTEPPLHKEWIKKTTGIITLIRDNPRRSFFLRLYCLQRRAMLWEHEVYNAMDYKAPLTYFHTFEAEDYMAAFNFASETDAVTLRNILLDKLNAKRQKRQQRRSKMEIEGQHGATLPWRNQSSTSPVAFSTGSTSNLANGTPTTIGVNRSASSSSMYKTKKKKRDKAKRKLTKDDIGPPSNFRHLTHLPFNSNNKTLDPVDPHLKMFLDKVGVSDHQFRNQDTRNFIYDFIEKNGGMSAIREDISSSSVQQLQQQPPPPVAPQRQEFPPPVPARVVPHQTRSAPSLPPSRLHAPSTPPSAPPSAPPVHRTLPSRPPPPSLTTSAPTLPPPPPPPPPAPVPPPPPPAPAPPPPPPAPAPPSRSNSSAPVPPPPPLPNLVNTEEEIVNTSATNNNNNNNNRNNNNNNEEIADPRSMLMESIRSGTTLRKVDKSEAKPPPPPPDSRNALLEQIRQGIELRPVSNEVKSKTLPVFEGGLASALSRALAERSNAIHSESDESTSETSDEDEWDD